The genomic DNA TCTGTCTGCTTATGGTTAGTCTTGGTCGACGTCCATAATGCCAGACACGGCGTCGGGATGCGCTATTTTCAGTAACCAATTAGCCGCGCATCCCCCTCAAGCCGGGGATACAATTGACCCATAAATTTTGCGGAAGAACCAGATTTCTTACGGCTTTGATTTCTACCACGACCTTGTCTTCAACCAGAATATCAACAAAATAATCCCCGACAGTTTTTCCTTGATAAAGAACCGAAACCGGGCATTGGCTCACCGCGCGAAGGCCAATTGTCTCCAATTCAATCAAGAGAGCATTCTCGTAAACTTTTTCCAGGAATCCATACCCAAGTGCATTAAAAACATTGTAAAAGCAACAGATTACGGAATCAGTCAATTGTTTGTGTTTGAATTCCAATCCTGAAAATCCAGCCTTTTCCGCGTTCATCTGCGTCCCCCTCGAATTAGAATATCACAGCAAACTCCGTCCCCCGGCCCTCCTCGCTGCGTACCTCGATGCGTCCGCCGTGGGCCTCGACGATATGCTTGCACTGGTAGAGGCCGATGCCGAAGCCTTTTTTCTTCGTGGTCTCGAAGGGTTTGAACAAGCGGGTGCGGATGAATTCCTCGCTCATGCCGCAGCCCTCGTCGCGCACGCGGATGCAGGGGCGGCCATCGACGGCGACCTCGACATGAACGGGCTTGTCCTTGCCGCCGGCATCCAGGGCGTTGAGCACCAGGTTGAGCACCACCTTGCCGATCTCCTCGGCATCGACGTCAGCATCGACACCGTTGCCGCCGACCCTGAGGTTGGGCAGGGCCAGCCCCTCCAGCGCGTCATCCACGACCTGGCGCAGATTGTGGCGGCGGCGCTCCAGCACGGGCTTTTCCTGGAGGGTGCGCAGATGCTGGATCAGATTCTTCATCTTGTTGGTGGTGCCGCGCAGGGTATCGAGCATGTCCGCCTGAAATTCGGGATCATCCAGATAGTTCTCGGCGTTGTCCACCACCAGGCCCAGGTTCGACACCAGGTTTTTCAGATCGTGCATGACAAAGGCCGAAACGCGGCCCATGAGCTCCATCTCGCGGGCGGCGGAGAGTTCGGCGGAGAGTCGCAGGTTGAGGATGGCGGCCGTCGACTGGCGAGCGAGCACCTTCATCAGGTCGTAGTCCTCATAGGTCAGGATCTCATCGGGATTGATCGGACCCTCCAGGGCGATGAAGCCTTCCAGCCGCCGCTCCGAACGCAGGGGCACGAGATATTTCAGGCCGCGCTCAAAGAGCGGATGCGCAGCGCCGTCAGCGCCGTGCGCCTGCGCCAGATCCACCACCCAGTCGCCCGTCTCCAGCCGCTGCATCAAGGGGTCATCCGCCTTGACGGGAGGGCATCCCGCGCCGTGCTCGAAATAGCTCACGAGATCAAAATATTGCTGATCACCATCGGCGAGAAACAGGCTGGCGCCACGAAAACCGAAAGTTTCGCAGTAAAAAGTAAGGATCGCCTGCTGCAATTCCCGCTCGCCGCGCGGCTCCGAGAGGCGCCGGGTCAGTTCAAGCCATTGCTGGCGATAATCGAATTTGCTGCGGTAGAAATGCTTGTGCAAGAACACGCGAATCTTGCGGCGTATTTTTTCCGACAGCAACACGGCAAGCACCGCCACGCTGCCGACAAAGGTCAGGGTGATGAAAAAGTTGCGCTGCGAGGACTCGCCGAAATAGCGCAGTCCTTCGCCCAGCAGCGCAATGCCGAGAAAGTAAAGACCGACGATGAAAATAACCACCGAGCGATAGGCCATGTCGGGCGAAAGCCGAATGCCCGAGGCCTCACCACGACGCAAGCGAGAATAGGCCATGAAGCCCATGGCCGTCAGCAGCAGGATCGCCCGCGCCGGCGACAAACTCATGTCGATGGAGCGATAAAGCAGGCTTTGGCTGTAATACACGATGAGAAAGGCGATGGCGAGGCCCGCGCCGATGATTTCGTACTTGATCTTCCAGCGCTCGGGGCGCGGCGAGCCGGTGAGGGTCAATTCGAGATTGACCAGCGCCAGTACCAGGAACAGCAGAATTCCGATGAAGAAGAAATAACCGGGGTTGCCGAGAAAGAGGATGAGCTCCTCGCCGAAATCCGGCGAGTAGATGAAATCACCGACGGGAATCAAAAACAGGGGCAAGGGCATCAGGGCGGACAGCCCCAGAAAGGATTTCTGCACCCAGGAGATGCCGGGCAAGCGCCCCACCTTGAGCGAATACAGCAGCCAGGTGATGGGCAGCAACGCCTCGGCCAGCAATCCCCAGCGTTTGAGTTCCAGAAGATTCCCCGGCGAGCGCAACGCCAGCAGATCGAGAACCTCCACGGCCAGAGTCACCGCGAGGGCGGCCAGCAGGGCATGGGTTCCAGGTGTCGCGCGACGACGCAGCAACACGACAAAAAGACCGGCGGCGAACGCCAGGGAAAAAATGACCAGAAGAAGATGCGTCATGATTTACGAAAGGCGGCTCACTCCGGAAGATAATCGGCAAGCAGGGGCACGAAATCGGCCATGAATGCCTCGATGGAGGCCACGGCGTCGGGGACCGTCGACTTCACGGGCGCGGAGAGGCGAATGAAGGCCGCGTCGTTGCGCCGGTATTTGAGCGAATTGAGCACCATCTGCGCCTTGAGCAGATATTCGTTGGTGATGGTGGCGTCCTTCATCTGGTACCAGTAGACAAACACTTCCTTGGCGTCCTGTTTTTGATACACGGCCTGCACGACGTTGATGGGGCGGTGACCCTCCACATGCACAACCCGCCTCTCCGTGGTCGCCGGCACCCAGCCGCTGCCCGGCAGGCAATGGCGCGGCGAGTGGATCTGGGCACCCTCGCGCTGGGTCTCGTAATAACCGATGTAGACATTGACGGAGGCGCCCTCGCCGCGATAGTCGCGCATCAGGTAATTGGTGACGCGCAGTTGCTCCAGCACGCTATCGCTCAGCATGTACTCGGCCGCCCGCCAGTCCCCAAGCTGCAGGGGAAAGCCGGAAAGATCCTGCTTGATCGGCACACGATCATGAAAGGGGCGCGCCTGCACATAAATCGCAAAACCCAGAACGATCAACCCCACCAACAACAGACGCCTACCCATGACGCGACCTCCCGATTCGGCTCAGGACTCCGGCGGCCCCGACCAGCAGGGCCATGGCCAGGGCAAACACCGCCAGCCCGGCGAATTCGTGGAAAAACCCCTGTGCGACCTCCGGCCCGAAATAGCTGGCCAGCACGCCCGTACCCACCACGCGCACGCCGTTGGCGAACACCGCCATGGGAATCGCCAGGGCCACCAGCACGATGCGTTTCCACATGGGCTTGAAAAACAGATAGGCCATGGCCGTCGAGAGCGCCAGCAGCGAAATGATCGAGCGAATGCCGCTGCACGCGTCGGCCACCTCCAGGGTGGTGTTGGTCAGATGAATGATGTTGCCCTCGCGCAGCACCGCCACCCCCAGAAATTTCATGATCTCCACCGAATACTTGGTGATCATCATACGCAGGGGAAAGGCCACGGTGTCGTAAAGGATGTAGGGCAAGGGCACCATGAACACCAGAAACGCCAGGGGAAAGAGCAACTCGCGAAAGATCGGCCAGCCCAGGGCGAACAGCAAGGCCCCCGAAAGCACGACGATCATGGACATGCGGATGGTGAAGGATTCCCCCGCCACGCTGCCCACCAGAAACATGGCCAGCCCACCCAGGGCGATCATCAGCCCCAACAGGCTGCGGCGGGGAGTCAGGGCCGTCAGCACCTCCTTTTTCTGCCAGACGAAATAGGCGGAAATCAACGGCACCAGAAAGCCGTGGGAATAGTTGGGGTCGTTGCTCCAATCCGCCCACATGCCGCTGAGCGCCTGCATGTAGAGCCAGGCGAAAGCCCCGACAAACAGGCCCGCCCCAACCATGGTCGTTCCATCAATGCGCAAGGATTTCATAAAGCTCCAAAATACTGACGGGTTGCAATCGACAATGGCTTATCTCAATGGTTGCCGCATCACATAAAACATGTTAGGTTTCCAACACTTTGCCATGAAAACTCCATCAAGTAAAACCATTCGTGTCGCGGCCCTGGGTGACCTGCTGCTCACCACCCGCGAAAATTCGCCCGTACCCGGTCGCGGGGTGGAATCTTTCTCCGCCGAGGTGCGTGAACTTCTTGCGTCCTGCGACCTCGTCCTGGCCAATCTGGAATGCACCCTCCCCGGATCCGAGAAAATCCCCGGCGAACCGCGCGTCTTTACGACGGAAGCTCAGGTGCGAGGGCTTACGGAGGCCGGGATCAACCTGGTGACCCTGGGCAACAATCACGCCTTCGATGCCGGTGATTCGGGGTTCCAGCGGCTCAAGGATCTGCTCGACACACTTGGCATCGCCCGTTGCGGCGCCGGTCTTACCCTGCACGAAGCAGCCGGACCGGCCTTTTGGGAGGTCCGCGGCATTCGTATCGCCATCCTCGGGGTGGTCGACGAATCGAGCGGCATGTATCGCTTTGCCGGTGAAATGACCAGCGGCGTCGCGCCCCTCGACGAGGAGCAGCTCTGCCGCGCCATCGCCGAGTTGCGTCAGAACGTCGATCATATCATCGTCTTTCCCCATTGGGGAGAAGAGCGCTTCCGCTTTCCCTCGCCCGCTCAGATCCGGCAGGGACGCGCCTTCGTCGAAGCCGGCGCCTCCCTGGTCATCGGCCATCATCCTCACGTCGTGCAGGGCCTGGAGTTTCACCGGAAGGCTCCCATCGCCTATTCCCTCGGTAACTTCCTCGCCAACGAGGTGTATTGGGATAACGGCGATATCCTGACCTGGAGCCACTTCGAACGCATCGGCTGCATTCTGCTCGTCGAACTCGATCAAACCGGCGTGCACTCCGTTCAACAGATTCCCGTTCATGACGACGGCCGCATCCTGAGCATCGACACCAGCGGTCGCGGAGAGCGCTATCTGGCGCGGGCCAACCGCTATCTGGAGAGGGGTATCACACCCCTGCGCCATCGTCTCGAAACCTTCCGGGTGCGCACCCTGCTGCCGATTCTCGCGCAGCTTCGCTGGGACAAGCTGCGCCGCCTGCGCCCCGGACACCTTCGCAAGGCCATCCGGCTTCTCGTTCAGGGATTGCGCCCGTAGGGGCGAGGCGCTGCCTCGCCCTGGGCGACCCACCGGGTCGCCCCTACCATCCCTAGGGTTGCGGAAAAACCACCGGCGGCAAGGTTATGTCGGAAAAATCGCCCGGCGACTGCCAGGGCGTGTAGGACCAGGGACCCAGGCCCCGCAGCCGCTCATCCGTGCCGCGCACCAGCGGCAACGCCTCCTCGCCCATCTCGATGGTCACAGCCAGATCGTAAATACCCTGGGTTTCCGCGACGGGTAGCACAGGTTTGATGCCCACCCCGGCGCGAATCCAGGCATTGCCGCGAAAGACAAAGGTGTCGGGTGCCGTGCCGGGGCCGACATGGAACCAGGTCGGCACCTCTTCGCCCGTCACCACCAGGTTGTTTTCAAACCATCCCTTTTGACTGGGGGCGAAACGCGGATCCTCGGTTTCCTGGGCGATGCGCCCCACCGATTTGGCCGGCAGGTAAAAGAGGTTGTGATGCACATGGCTTTCCTGCGCGGTAATCCAGGCGATATGCGCATCGCCGCCGACAAAGGTGTTGCCGGCAATCCCCACGTCCCTGGCCTCGAAACCCTCCACCTCGGGACGAAAAAACGCCACGCCGGTCTGCCCGCCGATATGCACGGCCCGGCGGCCCGCATCACGCAACAGCGAATTCTGCACGAGGATGAAGCGCGAACCGCCCTTGATCTGGATGCCGTTGGCCGTGCGATAACCCTCCCGACCGATGATGCGGCAACCCTCGATGAGCCCATGACGACACCCCACCAGATCGATGGCCGAGCCGCCCCAACCCTCGAAATGGCAGTCGCGCACCACGAAATGGTTCACGCCGGACATTTTCAGGGCGTCATGATTGCCCGTCGGCCCGATGTCGCGAACGATCAGATGCTCCAGCACGAGATGATGGGAGGGACTTCGCTCGCCCTTGCGCCCGTCATCGTCGATGTTGATGCCGTTTTTCAGATAGCCCTGAAAAACCAGCCGGCTCAGGTGAATATAGGAACAACTGCTGAGCTTGAGCCCTTCGCCCGTCCCCTCGAACACCGGGGGATTTTCCGGGTCCGCGCCGCGAATCACGATGGGCGCCTCAGCCGTGCCGTGCATCTCTTGCAGATAGAGCCCGCCTCGATAAACCCCAGGCGCGATCTCGATCACCGTTCCCGGCCGCGCCTCGCGCAGAGCCGCCTTCAGTTCCGCGAACGTGGAAACAGAAAGCGTTGGGGCGCCAAGGGCCTCGCCCAGCCCCGCAAACAAGACAAGAAAAAGGATGAGCGCCGGAAATCGCATGGGGTGTATCCATGTCCCCGCAAGGGCGCGGCATGCCGCGCCCCTACTCAGCATTCAAAATCCAGCATCGACGCCAGTTCCGTGCTCAGCGTCCGGGCGCCGGCGAACCGCCACCCCGTGCGCCGCACCCGCGCCTTGCAGGCTTGAAACCATTGCTTGAATTCAATCTCGACCCGCACCGGATGGGCAAAGGTCAAAAGCCGCATCTCGTCACGTCGCGCCACCGCGCGACGCACCCCCTGGTAAATGTCCTCCTGCGCCACCGCCGGATGCTTGCTGAGGGCGCAGTTGCGACCGAAACCCCGCTTGGTGGCGACGGTCTCCACCCAGGGCAGCAAGCGTCGCGCCTCGGCGCAGCCCTGCTCGTCGCTCGCCACGAAAATCAGCGGCACGCCCAGTTCCCCGGCCACGGCGGCATCGAGAGCCATTTCCCCCACCGTTTCGCCGTGCACGCGGATGGCGCGGTAGGCGCCGGGGCTGTAGGTGTGCGCCAGAATAGCGCCGGGCGTGCCTTCCATGGCGTGATAGCCGATCATCAGCACACCGGCATAGGTTTCATCCAGGTACGGAAAACGCCGCTTGAACCCGGCGCCCAGCAGCACCTCGCAGCGCCGATCGAGCCGGTCGAACACCAGATTGGCGCCGACGCCGTGATTGTCCCAGACCACCACCTTTTCGGCCCCCGCGTCGAACAGGGCACGCGCCGCGGCATCGGTTTCGCGGGTAGCCTGCTCGCGGGCAAATCCCATATCGCGCGAATCGCTCAGCGCCCGCCCCGGCTCACCCACCACGCACGCCGGACCATCGCAATCCACGGCAATCATGAATTTCACAAGGCACCTCCCGGTGCGAGGTAAAGCAGAAAGGCAAGCTCAAAAAAACCCGAAACGGTCAAAAGCTCTTTGTCCACGGAAGACACGGAAATCACGGAAAGAATTCAAAAACCGAAAAAGACGGACAATCCTTTTTATTCCTGGTTTTCTTCCGTGCCTTCCGTGTTTTCCGTGGACCACCCTGCCCTTTGCCCTTCACCACTCAAAACGCCCGCTTCGCGAACAACTCTTCCGCGACCTTGCTGATCACCGGCCGATATTTGCCCGAGGGCGCCGGAGCGATGTCGTCGACAATCTCCACGCGAATCTCGTCATCGCCTCCCAGACGCTGGGCCGCCTTTTTTCGCACCTGCTCGCCGCCGTCCGCCGGAAAACGGTCGTCCACCACCAGGCGAATGCAAATTTCACCGATGTTCTCCTGCACCACCTGAAATTTGACGATGCCCTCCACCGAGCGCGCGATGTAGATGAAGGAATACCCCACCACCCATTTGCCTTCCCGGGTCACCACAAATTCCACGGCCCGTCCGCCGCTGATATGGATGCTTGAGAGGTTGCGACCACAGGCGCAAGGCTCCTTCGACAGGGTCACGATATCACCGGTACGGTAGCGAATCACCGGAAACGCCGGCCCGACGAGGTTGGTCACTACCAGTTCCCCTTCACCATCCGTCGGCGCGAGGGTCTGGGGATCGATGGTTTCCAGGAGGATCTGCTCATCCATGCAGTGCATGGTGCCCTGGTCGCATTCGTGGCCGATCAGCCCCGCCTCCCGCAAGCCGTAGGAATCGCGCACCGGCACGCCGAAGCCCTCGGCGATCAGCTTACGATCCACCGCGGAGAGCATTTCGCTGGTGGTGATGATCACCTCCAGTCCGCCCTTGCGCAGTTCACGCAGATCGAGTCCAAGGGACCGCGCCATGGTCACGGTCAGCACGAAGGTGCTCGGATAGCCGAAAATGCACTTGGGCCTCCAGGCCAGCCAATCCGCGAAGTTCTTTTTCAATCGCTCCGGCGTGACCTCAAAGCCGTTGGTGAGGCCGTCGTTGATCAGCCAGTCGCGCGCGCGCTTCACGCGATCCTGCTTGCTCAACTCCACGGGCGAACCCCAGTAGTACAACTCCTTCTCGCCGCGTCGCACCCCCACCCATTCGTGGCCGCGCATGCGCGCCGCGTTGATGTGCGCCTCGCGGGTCGAGGACGTATAAAATTGCAGCGCCTCGTTGGTCGAACCGCTGGTGCGCACCAGTTGCACGCGCTTGCCCTCCCCCCGCCACACCATGTCCTCGCGGCGCTCGCGCAGGGTGTTCTTCTCCAGCAGCGGAAAGCGCCCCAGGTCGTTCAAGGAACGGATGTCGGCGGGCGCGAACCCCTGGCGATCCATGATCTCTCGCCAGTAGGGGGTTTGCTCGTAGGCTTGCCGGACGATGTCGCGCAGGCGCTCCAGTTGCAGTTGCCGGATGCGCTCCCGCGGCCAGCGCTCGCTCTCCAGCAGGTCGGCGAGAATCCGAAAACTCGGGCGGCCCAGGGCGAGTTCCTGGAGATGAAAAAGCCGGCGCGCTAGCATGGGGAGCATAATCACCTCTGTTTGTGGTCTGCCATGGATGCACACGAACGAGGGCAGTCAAAATCTTTTTGTCCACGGAAGGCACGGAAATCACGGAAAAAAAGCTGGAAACGAGAAAATCCGGCTCCTTGTTTTTTGTTCTTTTTCCGTGCTTTCCGTGTATTCCGTGGACAAAAATCGACAATTCAAACCCAATAAAAATTGTTCACCCCTTGCACCGCCTTGCGCACCAGGGCCCGCAGCGGCTTGTTGATGGTGCAGGCCGGCACCGCCCTGGGTTGATAGCCCGCATTTTTCACCAGATGCCCCAACTCCGCGAAGGTGCGCGGCGGATACTGGGCGCGCACGGCGTTCATCCAGGCGCAGAATTTCTCGAAGCGCCGCGTCACAACACGATTGAGCTTACCGCCGCTGTATTGGTGATCGCGCACCTTGAAAAGGCTGAAGCTGTGCAGGATGGCCACGGTGTCGCCGCCCGCATCGCAGATCAGGCGCGCGGCATCGCGGCATTCTTCAAAGGATGATCCCATGAGATCGACGGGTTTGGCCGGGTGCAGGCCGGGAAACCTGGGTTGCCGGTAGGCCGAAAGCGCCACCTCCAGCACCTCGCCGTACCACTTGCTTCCGTTGTAGCGCTCGGTTTCGGCAAAGCGGCACTGCCCGCCCACATAGGGAAAGGTGTAGCTGCTGTCGATCCACAGGCCCGCCTGCGTCAGGGCCGCCAGGGTTTCTTCCGAAGCGCCCATGTTGCCCGCGCGAAAAGCAATGGGCCGCGTGCCCGTCCAACTTTCCAGCAGATCGGCGCCGCGCGTGATGAGCTCGGCCTGCCATTCGCGGCTCAGATCGGCCATCTGATCGGTCTTTTTGAAGGGCTTGCCCGCCTGGTGCAGACCGTAATGCACATGGTTGGGATGCACGTGCAATTGCACATCCTGCCCCCGTTCGACCAGATAGCGCACCACCGGCTCCGTTTCGCCCGGCCAGCCGAGATCGTCGTTGAAGGGTTCGACAAAAAACGTCGCCTTCAGGTCGTTTCGCGAAAGAATGTCGCAAATCAATGGAATACCGAGCTTATTATCTCCGTATTCGCCCATCATCCCCACCCGCGGCGAAATGGGCTTGAGGGACGGATTGCCCCAGGCGCCCCCCATGGAGCACTCCACATCGAAGGTCATGAAAATACCGGGCAGCGTCAAGGCGTACCTCCCCCCGTCGAGGCGACGGAATCAACCAACCGAAACTCGGCGATCAACGGATAATGATCCGATCCCAGATCCGGACCGACCCAGGCGCGCACGGGCTTGACGTCCGGGGTCGAGAGGATATGGTCGATGCGCGCGGAGTAGCGAAACCGATTGATTTTCGTGAATTTGGTGAAGCCATAGCCGAATCCGGCGCGATTGAAGGCATTGGCATGGCTGGACCAGATCCGCCGATAAATCGGACTGTCCACCGTGAGGTTGAAATCCCCGGCGATGATTTTATTCTCCTCGGGAAAGGAAGCGATCCAGGCGTAGAGTCCACTGGATTCATACCAGCGTTCCTCGATTTTCGCCTGAACGGTCTCGATCCGATCGAAGTCGAAAATTCGTTCACGATCGAGCACCTTATCCAGCGCGCGGCGCGGCGTCAGAATGTCCACGCAGGCAAAACCAAGGGGCCCTTTGGGCGTTTCAAGCACGCAGTAAATGCCGTTGACCTGTGGTTCGCGCTTTGAAATGTCGCAGTGCGCAATCGGATAGCGCGACACCAGCAAACTTTCCCCGGCACGCTTGACATGCCATTGCGGCGGCAGGTCGAATCGGCGCGGGGCGATTTCCTGCACCGCGGCAAGATCGGCCCCGACCTCGTCGAGCAGCCTGGCGAACTCATCCGCCGTGACTTCCCAGCGCTCGATATTGTAGGTCAGCACCCGCAAGTCCGCGGGTTCCGAGGACACCGGGAACGACTTGGGCAGATTGAACCCCATCATCGGCCAGGCGATCACCAGGGCCGTCAATCCCAGCAGCCACAGCCCGCGGCGGTTCCACAAAAGCGCCAGGGGCACCAGCACGAAGAGCGGAAAGAAATAGATCCAGCGCGGCCCATAGAGCAGCACCGTGCCGAACCACCAGCGATCTCCCGTGAAAAACATCAGCGCCCATACCCCGACAACCGCCAGGGCATAGGCGAAAACGCTCAACGCCGCAAGGGCTTTAAGCACCCGGGTGCCCGATGATGTCATGCCCGCGCGCCCCCAACTTCTTGACCATCAGCTTCAGATCCACGAAAAACGGCTTGAGATCCGACCAGAGAAACGAATCGTCCTTGGTCCAGGGGCCGCAGTTCCACAGAAAGGTGGCAATCGCCCGGACAGGGCTGAGATGCTTTTGCCCCGGCGGCAGCAGATCGCGGCGCAGATGGCCCAGCACCCAGTTGGCATCGCCGCCGAGAATGCGCGTGCGCAGGCCGACGCGGTAGGTTTTCTTGCGCATCCTGTCCGGCTCGAAATGACTTTGCCACAGCAGGAAAGACGCCTCGAAGCCGGCCATGACCACCGTCGGCAAGCCGCCGCTGAAGCGCGGGTTGATCTCCAGAAAAATGTAACGGGCGCTCTCCGGGTCGTAATGGAACTGCACCCCGGCAATACCCTGCCAGCCCAGGGCCTTGAGCAGTTTCACCGTATCGTCGATGACCGCCTGATGATGGCAGCTGATGCGCTGCACCGTCACGCCGCCCGCCAGGGGCATGTGGTGCTCGCCGATATAGTCGCCGGTGGCGAAGGGCTCGCCGTTGTGCATGAGAATCTGCACGTGCTCCTCGGCGCCGGGATGATATTCCTGAACAATCACATTGTCGGCGAAATCCCTGAATTTCTCGTACCAGTCATCCAACTGCGCGCGATTTTCCGCGTAGGCGGCTTTCAGGGGCACCTTGCCGGCATCGATGTTCTGCCGCCGGGTGCGCAGCACCAGGGGAAACGCCAGGGCCTCCCCGCCGTGCTGTTCCATCAGCTCATCCAGCCGCAGGCCCCTGGCCACGGGAATCCCCAGCTCGACGCAGAGATTTTGCAGATAATCCTTGTCCGTGGATTTGTCGAACAGCTCGCGACTGGGGGAGAACAGATGAATGTCCGGCTCGAAACGCTCGCGCACCGAGATCAGGGCGTTGTGATAGGCTTCCGACACCGGCATGATGGAGCCCACGTCGAGACGCCGCGCCAGTTCCTCGATTTCCTCGGCGAACCCCGGCTTGCCCGGCCGGTTGTCCAGCGTCCAGGCGCTGGCCGAATAGCGGCTGTGCGCCGACTGGCCATCGGGCGTGTTGACGATGGCATGCACCGTCACGCCGTTGCGCGCCATGCTGCGCACCACCCACAGACCCACCTGGGTATCGCCGACGATGGCCAGCACCCGTTTGCGGCGTTCCGGGTGGACCAGGGATTCATTGATCGGTTTGACACATTGCATGTTCACAACCTCACATTCGATTGTTTATGTAATATTGGCGAGAACACAATCACCTCACACCGCTCCGCAGAGCACTCTCCACATCAAGAGCCACTTCATGCCAAGATTTTACCGATGCAGCAATGAATCCACGGTCCCATTCCCGGCTAAGCGTTGACTTTAATGCATCAGCCAGTGCCTCAACATTTTTCATGGGCACAATATATCCGTTTTTTCCCGGCAAAACCTGCTCAGGGACCGACCCAACCGGCGTAGCGACAACAGGTGTACCGCAACCCAAACTTTCGACGACTGCGTTGGGGCTGCCCTCCCAATAAGAAGGCAAGGCTGTGACATTAGCGGCATTCATGTAAAGTGCTATTCTGTGGTGCGGTTGAGACCCGGGCATGATAACGCGATCTTTTAAGCCAAGGTGCCCAATTAAAGCATTCATTTCCTTGTAGTACTCGGTTTCGGCAGGCTCCCCTACAAGAACCAGCAACGCTTCACGAGGCAATTTGTGGAGAGCTTCAATCAGTTCTAGGATACCTTTTCTGCGCTGATAAAAAGAAACACAAGCAATAATCGGCACATCGGGCGGCAGAGCCAGTTCTCGGCGTGCCTCGGCACGGTCCAAAGGAAAAAAAAGTGAACGATCAATCCCATTATTGATGACATGAAGCCGCTTTTCATCACAGCCGATCTCTCGACAAACATCGGCCATGGCACCACAAAGATTGATGATAACCGGTGCATTCCGCAATGCTTCTACGGCTTGCCGCCAAAGTTTGGGCTGTTTCATGCCGACCCAGATCCAACCGCGCAAAGTGATTGCATAGGGCAAATTTAGTTTTCGGGCCAAATGATAGACCCCAACACCATCCGGCCAGGCGAAGTGCGCATCCAATATATCAGGGCGATTTTCTCGGCAATAATTTGTGGCCCAAGAAATCAAACCTTTTGAATAAAATGTCGCATCGAACTGCTTAAAATACCTCGGAATATAAAAGTACCGAGGCCGATAAATTTTTAAATTCTGATAAGTGTCCACTAACGGCTTACCGCTAATAAATGGCGACACGACTGGTGAAAA from Geoalkalibacter sp. includes the following:
- a CDS encoding GxxExxY protein, producing MNAEKAGFSGLEFKHKQLTDSVICCFYNVFNALGYGFLEKVYENALLIELETIGLRAVSQCPVSVLYQGKTVGDYFVDILVEDKVVVEIKAVRNLVLPQNLWVNCIPGLRGMRG
- the prsK gene encoding XrtA/PEP-CTERM system histidine kinase PrsK, which codes for MTHLLLVIFSLAFAAGLFVVLLRRRATPGTHALLAALAVTLAVEVLDLLALRSPGNLLELKRWGLLAEALLPITWLLYSLKVGRLPGISWVQKSFLGLSALMPLPLFLIPVGDFIYSPDFGEELILFLGNPGYFFFIGILLFLVLALVNLELTLTGSPRPERWKIKYEIIGAGLAIAFLIVYYSQSLLYRSIDMSLSPARAILLLTAMGFMAYSRLRRGEASGIRLSPDMAYRSVVIFIVGLYFLGIALLGEGLRYFGESSQRNFFITLTFVGSVAVLAVLLSEKIRRKIRVFLHKHFYRSKFDYRQQWLELTRRLSEPRGERELQQAILTFYCETFGFRGASLFLADGDQQYFDLVSYFEHGAGCPPVKADDPLMQRLETGDWVVDLAQAHGADGAAHPLFERGLKYLVPLRSERRLEGFIALEGPINPDEILTYEDYDLMKVLARQSTAAILNLRLSAELSAAREMELMGRVSAFVMHDLKNLVSNLGLVVDNAENYLDDPEFQADMLDTLRGTTNKMKNLIQHLRTLQEKPVLERRRHNLRQVVDDALEGLALPNLRVGGNGVDADVDAEEIGKVVLNLVLNALDAGGKDKPVHVEVAVDGRPCIRVRDEGCGMSEEFIRTRLFKPFETTKKKGFGIGLYQCKHIVEAHGGRIEVRSEEGRGTEFAVIF
- a CDS encoding exosortase C-terminal domain/associated protein EpsI; translated protein: MGRRLLLVGLIVLGFAIYVQARPFHDRVPIKQDLSGFPLQLGDWRAAEYMLSDSVLEQLRVTNYLMRDYRGEGASVNVYIGYYETQREGAQIHSPRHCLPGSGWVPATTERRVVHVEGHRPINVVQAVYQKQDAKEVFVYWYQMKDATITNEYLLKAQMVLNSLKYRRNDAAFIRLSAPVKSTVPDAVASIEAFMADFVPLLADYLPE
- the xrtA gene encoding exosortase A produces the protein MVGAGLFVGAFAWLYMQALSGMWADWSNDPNYSHGFLVPLISAYFVWQKKEVLTALTPRRSLLGLMIALGGLAMFLVGSVAGESFTIRMSMIVVLSGALLFALGWPIFRELLFPLAFLVFMVPLPYILYDTVAFPLRMMITKYSVEIMKFLGVAVLREGNIIHLTNTTLEVADACSGIRSIISLLALSTAMAYLFFKPMWKRIVLVALAIPMAVFANGVRVVGTGVLASYFGPEVAQGFFHEFAGLAVFALAMALLVGAAGVLSRIGRSRHG
- a CDS encoding CapA family protein yields the protein MKTPSSKTIRVAALGDLLLTTRENSPVPGRGVESFSAEVRELLASCDLVLANLECTLPGSEKIPGEPRVFTTEAQVRGLTEAGINLVTLGNNHAFDAGDSGFQRLKDLLDTLGIARCGAGLTLHEAAGPAFWEVRGIRIAILGVVDESSGMYRFAGEMTSGVAPLDEEQLCRAIAELRQNVDHIIVFPHWGEERFRFPSPAQIRQGRAFVEAGASLVIGHHPHVVQGLEFHRKAPIAYSLGNFLANEVYWDNGDILTWSHFERIGCILLVELDQTGVHSVQQIPVHDDGRILSIDTSGRGERYLARANRYLERGITPLRHRLETFRVRTLLPILAQLRWDKLRRLRPGHLRKAIRLLVQGLRP
- a CDS encoding right-handed parallel beta-helix repeat-containing protein, which gives rise to MRFPALILFLVLFAGLGEALGAPTLSVSTFAELKAALREARPGTVIEIAPGVYRGGLYLQEMHGTAEAPIVIRGADPENPPVFEGTGEGLKLSSCSYIHLSRLVFQGYLKNGINIDDDGRKGERSPSHHLVLEHLIVRDIGPTGNHDALKMSGVNHFVVRDCHFEGWGGSAIDLVGCRHGLIEGCRIIGREGYRTANGIQIKGGSRFILVQNSLLRDAGRRAVHIGGQTGVAFFRPEVEGFEARDVGIAGNTFVGGDAHIAWITAQESHVHHNLFYLPAKSVGRIAQETEDPRFAPSQKGWFENNLVVTGEEVPTWFHVGPGTAPDTFVFRGNAWIRAGVGIKPVLPVAETQGIYDLAVTIEMGEEALPLVRGTDERLRGLGPWSYTPWQSPGDFSDITLPPVVFPQP
- a CDS encoding M55 family metallopeptidase is translated as MIAVDCDGPACVVGEPGRALSDSRDMGFAREQATRETDAAARALFDAGAEKVVVWDNHGVGANLVFDRLDRRCEVLLGAGFKRRFPYLDETYAGVLMIGYHAMEGTPGAILAHTYSPGAYRAIRVHGETVGEMALDAAVAGELGVPLIFVASDEQGCAEARRLLPWVETVATKRGFGRNCALSKHPAVAQEDIYQGVRRAVARRDEMRLLTFAHPVRVEIEFKQWFQACKARVRRTGWRFAGARTLSTELASMLDFEC